In Rutidosis leptorrhynchoides isolate AG116_Rl617_1_P2 chromosome 2, CSIRO_AGI_Rlap_v1, whole genome shotgun sequence, one genomic interval encodes:
- the LOC139888126 gene encoding uncharacterized mitochondrial protein AtMg00810-like, whose protein sequence is MTEEFRALIKNGTWELVPRTPDMNIIRSMWIFKHKFRANGLFERYKARLVGDGRSKQVGIDCTETFSPVVKPATIRTVLSLALQNSWSIHQLDVKNAFLHGTLSETAPRAWYQRFTEYVSRLGFIHSKCDHSLFIYKHGTDTAYIVLYVDDIILTASSKSLKDMIMRHLDAEFSMMDLGQLSSFLGISVTHTPTGLFLNQATYARDILERADMLHCKPAKTPVDTKSKLSARAGPVFHDPSFFRSMAGALQYLTFTRPDISYAVQQICLHMHAPHDGHMGALKRILRYIHGTIDHGIYLSKSPSRSLVAYTDADWAGCPDTRRSTSGYCVYLGDNLISWSSKRQPTLSRSSAEAEYRGVANVVSESCWLRNLLLELHQPVRKATIVYCDNVSAIFLSSNPVQHQRTKHIELDIHFVREYVARGQVRVFHVPS, encoded by the exons ATGACAGAAGAGTTTCGTGCTCTTATTAAAAACGGGACTTGGGAATTAGTCCCTCGTACACCTGACATGAATATTATTCGTTCTATGTGGATTTTTAAACATAAATTTCGTGCTAACGGTTTATTTGAGCGATATAAAGCTCGTTTGGTTGGTGATGGCAGGTCAAAACAGGTTGGTATTGATTGCACGGAGACATTTAGCCCGGTTGTCAAACCGGCTACGATACGCACGGTTCTCAGTTTAGCACTTCAGAACTCTTGGTCCATTCATCAATTAGATGTCAAGAATGCCTTTTTACATGGCACACTATCTGAGACA GCTCCTCGAGCTTGGTATCAACGTTTTACCGAATACGTTTCTCGGCTCGGATTCATTCACAGCAAATGCGATCATTCTTTATTTATCTACAAACATGGTACTGACACGGCATATATTGTGTTATACGTGGACGATATCATATTAACAGCCTCTTCTAAGTCCCTAAAAGACATGATCATGCGACATCTAGACGCTGAATTTTCTATGATGGATCTCGGACAACTTAGTTCTTTTCTCGGTATATCTGTCACGCACACGCCTACTGGACTGTTTCTTAATCAGGCTACTTACGCTCGTGACATCCTTGAACGAGCTGACATGTTACATTGTAAACCAGCGAAAACACCGGTTGATACAAAATCCAAGCTCAGTGCACGCGCCGGTCCTGTGTTCCATGACCCGTCATTTTTTCGTAGCATGGCCGGTGCACTACAGTATTTAACATTTACTCGTCCCGATATCTCTTACGCGGTGCAACAAATTTGCCTTCACATGCACGCGCCACACGACGGACACATGGGTGCCTTGAAACGCATCTTGCGATACATTCACGGGACAATTGATCATGGTATTTATCTTAGCAAATCTCCTTCACGTAGTCTTGTTGCATATACGGATGCCGATTGGGCTGGATGCCCCGATACACGACGTTCTACATCCGGCTATTGTGTATATTTAGGTGACAACTTGATCTCTTGGTCGTCCAAACGACAACCCACTCTCTCCCGCTCCAGCGCCGAAGCCGAATATCGTGGAGTCGCGAATGTTGTTTCCGAATCATGTTGGCTACGTAACCTTTTATTAGAACTACATCAACCGGTCCGCAAAGCCACAATTGTTTATTGTGATAATGTTAGTGCCATCTTTCTCTCGAGTAACCCCGTGCAACATCAACGCACTAAACACATTGAGCTCGATATTCACTTTGTCCGAGAGTATGTTGCCCGTGGTCAAGTTCGCGTGTTTCATGTCCCATCTTGA